CTGACGAGTCTTGAGAGCAGCTGGCGGTGGTGTATGTGTAATGATATCCTCATGACACTTGTCGACATCGACAGCGTCTTCACACTGTGGCAAGTCTGCTTCCATCGTTTGACGAGTCTTGACTGAACGGTCCGTTCGTTGGATTTCTCGGGCACCTGCCCTGGTGTAGGAGGCTACCTTCTCGATGCCATTCAGAAGTCTCTGACTATCATGTCAGCGGAGCTTCACATCAACAACTGGGCTACAAACCTCCTTCTCATTGTATTCACTTTCATGGTTAAGTCTCTCAGCAATGTAATTGACCTTCTGGATCTCATGGGTCACTTCAAGGATTTCTTCTGCGATTTGTTGGCCGGTCAATTGGGCATTCGCCACTGCGGCGAGGGATACTACGATGACTGATCGGAGGAAGTGCATATTGACGTTGTAGGAAGTATTGGATTGATGAAAGTGGTAGCTAGGACTCTTTACCTGAACATGCAGGCTTTGTACTGTCCTGTTGCCTGTCGAGACCGTAGCATAGCTCTGCTCAACGATCCGAGATTTCCAAAAGAATCTACGTATTGATGACGGCggtcgtgctgctgcttgaacGTATGTCTGCAGGGCCAAGAATGGTACGCTTTCCTGTTTGCGGGCAATGCTGATCACTAGTACCATAGATCAACTAAGTAAATGACTAGCGTGCATACATAACGTATAGCCTTCGAGCGATCACTCTTGTCTCTGCAGCTACCAACGTTACATAGGCGACACGATCGTTCATTACGCGACACGCTTGAGTGTTTTGGCATGAAACGTTGACGGTTGTGCTGATCTTCCTCGGCGGAACCCTTTTCAACGGTGCCGAAAACGCTGGCTAGCCGGCTCGGTCAATGGCTGGCACTCACCCAACTCATACGTTACTGATCGTTGTCGATCGGTGAGAAAAGCATAGATGCCCCAGCAGTGGCTTCGCGATGTTTTTGGCACATCATTGCGGAATTGCCCGGACCCACGCAGTCACTGATGCATTGTTGACCCAGGAGTGATGCATGTCGTCTTCCAGCTTTGATTACGATGAGAAGACTTGGGACAGTCGGCAAGGCAGACTTAAAATCGTGTACGAGGTCATTATGCTAAACTCATGTCTCGCTCCTCAGATGATTCCCACAACCCAATCTCCTAATGTACTTCCACGTTTTTTCTCTAAGTCGAcccctccttctccctcgaTGAGCAAAGCTTCTAGAATCAATCACACTCCTTCTGCTACCACATACCGACTTGTTACACTGCCTAACAATCCTGTCAAGCATGTTCCCTAGCTATGAAAGGCCTTGGCCGCTGCACCAAGAGTCTTGCCCAACTTCTTTCGATCAGCAGTTGCATCGGCCGAGCAAGTTGGCACATGTTCAATGAGGCCAAAAGCAAGTACGTCAGCCGCGTCTTCAAGTCCACGGAGTAGGTCCCCAATCGTTCCAAAATGAGGCGTCTGCGAGAGAAGTTGCTTCTTGCTGGTCACACTAGTCATCAATGCTTGTGTGACCGTGACATAATAGTCGAAAGCGTCGCAGACatcttgctgctcctcggtCGAAAAGGTTGGTACTTGCCGGCGTATAGGTGGTGTACCTGCAGAGCTGGGCACCAAGTTGTCGATGCACTCTTGTAACTCGAGATCAACAAGGCCTTCGCATTCTATTGGAATGTCTGCTCGACGGATAGGAGCCGTAGTCCCAGAGCTTGAGAGTACTCCTTCAAGGCACTCCTGGAGCTCCAGATCGATGAGACCCTCGCACTCTTTTGGGATTTCCTGGCGGGTGCTCAGCGAGCGCTTTCTTGACGAGACGTCCTGAGCACTCTTTTCGGTAAGACTGAGAACGCCCTTGAGGCCGTCGCGAAGTGTCTGTATCAAGGTCAATTGTCGCACAAAAAAGTCATCACCGATGGGACATACCAACGCGTTCGCAAAGGCCTCTGCTGGCCCCCTGATACCATTTGCGACGGTAGTGACTTCGGTGGAGTTTTTCGTAATGTCGGCGAGCTCTTCCATGACTTCCGAGGCCGTCAGTTGAGCAGTTGTTGCTGCGACCAGCGAAGCCAAGACAATAGCTCTAGTGAAGTACGTGATGCAAGAAATGACGGTCTTTCAGTTAGGCTTAACAGAGTGAGAGATTGGCGGTGGTCGGAATACAGCGTGAAAAGAGAGTACCATATATCGAGTCCTTGCCACTAACCAACAGGGAGAGAGAGCTCAACACAGTGCCCGAAGCGTTGTCGTTGACGATTGAGACGTCCTATGGGTCGCACAGGTATGTCCGGTCCCAGATACATGCAAGCAATCGCAGGACAGATTGGCGATCACGGTTGCAGATGAACCATGCTGCACCGTTTCGGAGAGGGAGATGCTAATAATTGCGCTGATCTCACTCGATGAGCAATCGTTGCGTATTATCCATAGGAAATGTGGAACGGCTGCGCCATGGAAGCCAGGTTGTGTGGATTCAGCCTGTTGGCTGATACCTACAGATGTTGATCAAGTCAATGACTTCACGAGCGTCAAGTCTCCCGTCCGCAGACCTCTGTCTGTTGTCGACAGACATATGACTACCGCAGAGAATGAGGGAAGAGGAAGTTCAATATCGTTCGAAGTCAGTGGATTTACGCGTTAGATGCGACAACCATAGGCAGATCTATCTCAACGCATTGTGCATTACATGGTACCATATTAGCCTGTAGCTCTTCCTGGATGACTGCTCAATCGAGCAACGGCGACCCCTGCGCTTCATTCTTACTCCATCCCCATTTGCAAGTACGAAGCATTAAAACTTTGCTACGTTGAGATCGCTTCCCTAGTAATCAAAGTAATGAACATGCAATGACCTTCTCTATGCGGCGGCACTACCGCAGCCTTGCTCTGCGAAGTTGTGGTGAGCTTGACCCTCTAACATTCTCAAGCCGCTGTGCCTCCGAGCGGACATAAGCCAGGAGTATTCTGTTTACTCATAGGCCGCAAGCACCGTCTTCAAAAATCTCGCATATTTATCCTGGCTGGCCTTGACGCCTTCTGCACAATCTGGAATCCTTTCGACGATACTAAACGCCAAAGCATCCGAGCTATTCTCAATCAATCGTAGAGCGGCCGCAATGGGCGGCGCAAAAGGCGTGCTTTGACGAAGGAACTTTGCCTGCGCATTCAAACTCTCCAGCATCTTGGTCGAATCCGCAGCATAGACGTCAAAAGCTTCGCACACTTCTTGTTGGTCGGCAGTTGAGAACGCAGAAGATGCTTGACGTGCTTGCAGAGTTGTGGACGAGGAGCTGGGCACCAAGTCATCGATGCATTCTTGGAGCTCTGGCTCAGGGAGATTCAAGCACTCTTCCGGGACGTCGGGCACGGTCTGACGGATCTTGAGGGCGCGTTTCCTGTTTTGAAGAGCAGCGACTTGAGTGGTCTCAAGATCGATAAGCTCTTTCATGCTGTTGACCAGTTTCTGCGTACGCAATTAGCAACCATGTGCTTAATGTGAGAAAAGCATTCGTCCGTACTGGTGCTTCGCTAAAGACATTTGTTGGCGAAACGTTATCGGCGATGGTAGCAGCTTCTGACGACTTGGCATTGATGTCGCTGAGGCCTTGTGTGATCTTAGAAGCTGTCACTTGTGCACTCGTTGCTGCGGCTAGTGAAGCCAAGACCATCGATTTTATGAAGTGCATGGTGTGAAAATCGTCGAGGTGTAATATGGTGTCTCTGGTATGATGAGGCAAAAGGACGGGAGAGAAGAGGTCGATGGCCGATAGCAAGAGAGGCGATACGTCTCCCTTTTATGGTGCTCTATGATCGGTCAGACTGCTTTGCGACATGACTGCACTGATTGTCCAACTGTCAATCCACCATGTCACTTGTGTTGCCCGGTTGAGATATCAACGTACTTTTGATCGCAAAATCCAGCGCTTTCCGTTTCAGGAAAATGTGGCGGAACGGTAACGTATAGGAGGAGCCGTGTTGCTGTGAACCGTTCTGCACGGCTTTCGGATGAACGATACCAGCCGTTCGTTCAAGGACGCCGGCGGATGTATCGATGTGTGCCATTCGCCCTCTTCATCGCTCTGCCATACTGCCTCGACCGAATTAACGCTGCAAGATACAAGGCACCATGCAGTGTGTGACTGCTTCGCAGCCATGTCTTGTATCAAAACGTCAGCGGCTTTGTCGATCTCACTAAACCAGCTAAGAATTTTCTACCAGACTTCGGGAAAAGGCATATCAACGGTCGTACCAAGATACAGAAAGCTCAACGATCCACGCAAAAGCATACGATATTTACAATCAGCGGAACATCAGATTTGATACTTGTAACTCGTGAGCGTCCACGCTTTTAGTCCGCTCGACTCCTAGAGCTTAGCTTTATGTTCCTTGAACCACTCATCCAGCATACCAGTAACATGCAACCAAATCGAGCTATGATCAAGATCCTACCCGCAAAACCCGTCAGTAAAATACAAATCCCCTACTCAAACTCTTCACATCAAAAACAAGACTCACCCTCGTcctctcatcctcatccaccCTCCTAAAAGCCTCAAACGCCACATTCCCAACACTAGGCTCCAATCCCACCTTCTCCGCCGCCCTCATCGCAATCCCCAAATCCTTCAACCCCAACCTCACCGCAAAAGCCCTCTCAAAATTCCGACTCGAAGGCGCATCATCCACAATCCCCAGCACAGGCTGCTCAAGCCCCATAACCCAAGAATTTGCCGCGCCGTCTGTCATACACTGCCATAGAACTTTCTTGTCAATTCCGTATCTAATTCCCAACGCCATACCTTCTGTAGCAGTCAAAAGCTTCACGATACAAACGTAATTGTGAGCGATTTTGGCGACTTGGCCCATGCCCAATTTGCCGCAGAAGCGGATTTTTGAGGGGACGCCGACGAGGGATAGGATGGAGTGGATTTGGTGGCCGGTTTTGTCGACGCTTGTTGGGTGGCCGACCATGAAGGCTAGTTGGCCTTCTCGCGCGTCCCAGGCTCCGCCTGATACTGTGGCGTCGACGAAAGTGCCGAGTCCGGCTTGCATGATTTTGTTGCCGATTTCGATTgtgtcgtcgatgtcgatggtgcTGCATTCGATGAGAAGTCTGTTTGGCGATGGAGTTGCTGCAAGTACGCCGTCGCCCTTGAGGTAAACGTCTCGAACGATTTTGGTAGATGGGAGACTTGAGATGACAATTTCGCTTTGGCTCGCAAGGTCTTTCACTGATCGACAGATGTTGACGCTGCCATATTGGGTGTATTCTTGGACGAATCGATCGCAGACGGCTTTGTTGACGTCGAACATGTGGAAAGCAGTGTCTCGTGGTAGTTTCTTGCGAAGATTACTGGCGATGCCGTGCCCGATGACACCAAGTCCTGCTTCATTTTAGGCTCAGTAAATCGTCTGCTCGATGGAAGACACGAACCAATGACGCCAATGGATTGGACCATGATGCTGGAAAGCCCAAGTCTGTGCTTACCATAAATGAGTCGAGTGAAAGGTAGTGAGATGTAGGCCACAGTCACTGCCACAAGCTCATATATGTATCTAATCGACGTTCAGATACGAAGGGAGTGAAGGAATGCCAAGACGGATTGGGGCGGACTCTCAGGCAAAGGTACTTTGCCGTCCGTCAACAGCTTCGATACGCTGTGAAGGAGCGCAGCAAATCACAGGCCCAGCTTTCATAGGCTCCGAACTTTGGCGATCCACATCAAGAGCTTGCATCGACCGAGGATAGCAGACAAGTGTTGAACTGCACTGATCCTGCAGATAGAATGCCGTAATGGAACGGTCATGTGATCGGACAGCCCGATCATGTGAGCGGCCTCGTTGTAGCGCGTCCTACGTTTGATCATGACACCAGATACTCCATTTGAGGTTTCATCCTCGAGACGGAATCTTCGTGCCAATTCTCGGTTCAAGTCGCTTCATCCGCGGCTCCTTCATACCACCATGCCTGCATACCTAGACTGGTCGAACGAACGTGACGACCTCTCCGACATCGAATTGCTAGACAGAGCACCAGAAAGTGCCGGCATTGATTTGAAAGCGGTACGCCTCTATCGACTCAATCGAGTAAGGACACAAATGAAGCAACACGGCGTTGATGCTGTAATTCTCTCCGATCCAGTGAACATCCGCTACGCCACCGGAACTCGGAATATGCAAATCTTCAGCATGCGGAATGCACCTTCTCGCTATCTCCTTCTCACAGCAGACCGTTCTGTTCTTTTCGAATTCACGGGCTGTGAACACCTCGGAAAAGGTTACGAGACAGTAGACGAGGTTCGAGTGGCGAAGACTGCAAGTTTCGTTGCTGCGGGTCCGAATATTGCCGAGCGAGAACGATCTTGGGCTGAAGAGATGGGTAATTTGGTGAAGGAGcttgttggagaaggcgccACACTTGGTCTTGAGCGCCTGAATGCTAATGTTGCGATTGCGTTGAAAGACCTCGGGTTCCGCGTCGTTGATGCACAGGCACCCATCGAGATGGCGCGTGCGGTCAAGTCGAAAGAAGAGCTGAAGTGTGTCATTGCTTCGCTGCGAGCAACAGAAATTGCAGTAGGCAAGGTTCGAGACGCCATACGACCTGGCATGACTGAGAACGAACTGTGGTCCGTGTTGCATCAATCCATTATTGCGCAGAATGGCGACTATTGCGAGACGCGCCTGCTCAGCGCAGGTCCGAGAACAAATCCATGGTTTCAGGAGTCATCCAGTTTCACGATTGGACGCAATCAACTCGTGGCGCTGGACACCGATGTGTGAGTAGCGTGTAGATGATAGCGCCCGGCTGTATGCTGACCGCTTGGTGCAGGATTGGTTGTCATGGATACTTCTCTGACTTCTCTCGTACGTTCCACACCGGTCCGGATGCACCCAGCCCGGCGCAGAAAGAGTTGTACCAAGTAGCACACGAGCAAGTCCAGCACAACATCAGTATCATCAAGCCAGGAATGACGTTTCGGGAGTATGCTGACCAGGCCTGGGACATTCCTCGAAAGTATTATGCCAACAGGTATTACCTGTCAGCACACGGTTGTGGTATGTCTGGCGAGTATCCGTACATCTACCATCTAGGAGACTTTCAAGATGCAGGATATGATGGCGTAATCGAGCCAGGTATGGTACTCTGTGTCGAGAGCTATATTGGGGAAGAGGGCGGGGCTGAGGGTGTCAAACTTGAGCAGCAGATTGTCGTGACAGATACTGGGACAGAATTGCTGTCAGAATTCCCATTCGAGGATAGTCTGCTGTATTGAATCAACTATAGCCAGCACACTGATATGTATGTTCCAGTCGTTGGGCTACCAAGGTCCAGGCGTAGGATCAAGGGGATAATACTCTGACCAGGGCACGCCGAAGAGACTCCAAGCGTTTGTAGAGTCCCACTGTGTCCCGGACATGGCATCACTGGGTACGCCTTGAGTGAGGGACTCAGCAGTGTAGCTCGCACTGGTATCCGTTAAACCAAAATTGCCCGTCTCAGGCCCTGATGAAGCCCGTCGATAGTCTTCCGCATGCGTCGTGTCCGCCTGACAGTCCGCATGATCATTATACTTCGAGGTTGCGGCATAGTCGAGGAGAACCTTCATCAGCTGGATGTCTTCTTCCGGAAGAGAAACTTCTCGAAAGCCACATTTTGGCTGGGCGCCGTCATATTGTCCATCGACATATCGAAGTGTTCGAACGGATCGAAAACGGattctcagcttcttcagtATTTGGACCTACTTGAATTTAGCAAACAGAAAAACCACACGATGGAATCAAGATTCACCAGCTTTTCCATGTTAGGCCACATTTCTGCTAGTCTTTCGACGAATCCGAGACACTTATCGAACTTCTCCTTGGAGGAGATCGTAGTTGTTGTACTCTCGTTCGAGGCATGTTCAAGATGAATAGAGGCACCAATAGCAACAAGATATCCCGTGAAAGGCTCGTATAGCTGAAGGCCAGCCTCTTGCATCTCCATGACTAATCTGAAGATCCAATCGGCATACAGCCTCGCCGTGTGATAAGATTGCTGTAGGAACGTCAGTGGAAGACGAGTTTGCACGTGTCGAGCCTGCATGAAAATGACAAATTCATGGTTCCTATGCGTCTGTCAGCCAGCTTCTGTAGGAGGGGAGGCAAGGCTGACAAGTAGCAATAGCAGGCGGAATCGAGTAGGTGGTAAATCGTGCGCTCTCGAAAGTATGGTTTGAGATGGGGCTCTTGAAGCACGCGGGTGACTGGACC
This genomic interval from Cercospora beticola chromosome 7, complete sequence contains the following:
- a CDS encoding uncharacterized protein (MEROPS:MER0001244) — protein: MPAYLDWSNERDDLSDIELLDRAPESAGIDLKAVRLYRLNRVRTQMKQHGVDAVILSDPVNIRYATGTRNMQIFSMRNAPSRYLLLTADRSVLFEFTGCEHLGKGYETVDEVRVAKTASFVAAGPNIAERERSWAEEMGNLVKELVGEGATLGLERLNANVAIALKDLGFRVVDAQAPIEMARAVKSKEELKCVIASLRATEIAVGKVRDAIRPGMTENELWSVLHQSIIAQNGDYCETRLLSAGPRTNPWFQESSSFTIGRNQLVALDTDVIGCHGYFSDFSRTFHTGPDAPSPAQKELYQVAHEQVQHNISIIKPGMTFREYADQAWDIPRKYYANRYYLSAHGCGMSGEYPYIYHLGDFQDAGYDGVIEPGMVLCVESYIGEEGGAEGVKLEQQIVVTDTGTELLSEFPFEDSLLY